The following proteins are encoded in a genomic region of Arachis stenosperma cultivar V10309 chromosome 4, arast.V10309.gnm1.PFL2, whole genome shotgun sequence:
- the LOC130975011 gene encoding uncharacterized protein LOC130975011, protein MSNNDTTKKQAGSSKRPTEEEEQTKADEAKDQEVMPSKSIEKLKEKDNQPHSLKEVTQGQHQIGKSITPLLPYPQRFNKEAKDQHFHKFLETFKKLEINIPLAEALEQMPLIVLNNALCDLGASINLMSLSMMRKLAIEELKPTRMSLVMADRSTKTPSRIVENLLVKVGEFIFPADFVILDTEEEGNNSIILGRPFLATARAIIDVEKGEIIFRVHNEQMVINVFKSIQHIPEQENYVRVDMIESLVEEMLEESPQTQEGNQGATEEQVAETSIE, encoded by the exons atgagcaacaatgacactaCAAAGAAGCAAGCAGGAAGCAGCAAGAGGCCAACAGAAGAGGAGGAGCAAACAAAGGCAGATGAAGCCAAGGATCAAGAGGTGATGCCAAGCAAGAGCATTGAGAAACTCAAAGAGAAGGACAACCAACCACATAGTTTAAAAGAAGTGACTCAGGGACAGCATCAAATAGGAAAGAGCATCACACCTCTACTGCCATATCCCCAGAGGTTCAACAAAGAGGCTAAGGACCAACATTTTCATAAGttccttgagactttcaagaaacTGGAGATTAATATTCCATTGgctgaagcacttgagcaaatgcctct AATAGTTCTCAACAACGCTCTCTGTGACCTTGGTGCTAGCATCAACTTAATGTCTCTCTCAATGATGAGAAAGCTCGCcatagaagagcttaaacccaccaggatgtcaTTAGTCATGGCTGACAGATCAACCAAAACACCCAGCAGAATTGTGGAGAATCTGTTGGTAAAGGTTGGGGAGTTTATTTtcccagcagattttgtgattttggatacTGAAGAGGAAGGAAATAATTCAATCATtttgggaaggccatttctagccacagcaagggccaTCATTGATGTAGAAAAAGGAGAGATAATCTTCAGGGTCCACAATGAACAAATGGTCATAaatgttttcaagtcaatacAACACATTCCTGAGCAAGAGAACTACGTGAgagtggatatgatagagagtTTGGTGGAAGAAATGCTGGAAGAAAGTCCTCAAACGCAAGAGGGAAATCAAGGGGCAACAGAGGAACAAGTAGCTGAGACTTCTATTGAGTAG